From Leishmania braziliensis MHOM/BR/75/M2904 complete genome, chromosome 35:
GCTGGCGCTTCGCCAGGAGAACGCAGCATCCTCGACGCTGCACTATCGAAATATCTGGTTTGAGCAGATGAATGTCATGAAGTTTGGGTCCAACTGCTTTAAGAAGGGTCAGCTGtctcgcctcttcttctgctaCCCGGACCCACACTGGAAGCGAAAGAAcatccgccgccgcgtcatTTCGCCGGGATTAGTACAGGAGTACGCGTACTGGCTGCGCCATGGTGGTCTGCTGTACACTGTCTCGGATGTggctgagctggaggagtGGATGAAACAGTGCCTGGACGATTCGCCACTGTTTCGCCGTTTGACGGAAGCCGAGCTAAGCACCTCTGCGCATCAGCAAGTCCTCGAAATTGTGACAGGTACCAGCGAGGATGCTCAGCGCACGGCGCGTAAAGGACTACAGAAGTACTTCGCTGTGCACATGCGCATATGAGCCGCCatcgattttttttttgggggaggggaggcggctgcgtctGTGCAAAGATGTGCGGCATGTGAGGAGAGCTCCTGTGTTTTCCGTCAAGTAACACGATAGTCAAAGTCTCCATCCACACGCGTGGCTGCCCTTCCGCGCGGGTGCATAGGTGGTGCACGCCCCTCTCTGCGTAGCTGTACGCAGGCAGGCAGCCGCACGTGAGCTCCGGCAGGGCGTTGCCTCTACAAAGCATCGCATCCTTGGTGAAATGGGTTAGCACTCACAAAGCGTGCAAAAGACTGGAGAGTGATGCCCGAACCAGCCCTAACCCTTCCTCATCGCCTCGTCTTTGCGTGCCTTTTGGTGTCGATTAGGTACCGTGTTTGAGGAACCGCTGCTCCACCCAACCACACAGGTGGTGTTGTGCCTTTTTCTCACTCatacccctcccctctcttcgttcGGTTCCTCTTTCTGCCCTCCATTTTGTCCTTGTTGCTTCATTGTGATGTTTTCATCATTATCTCACTGCTGACAGTGATGCAGGGACACCCCTCCCACACTTGGAGTGCGCTGCTTGGAATCCGCAGACACGCTGCGTGGCCCTCACTCCGACACCCATAGTAAAGCCGCCAGCATCTGCCAGCACACAACCCATTGAGGCGAGCCTTTCACTCCTCATCTCGTCAATCATCGCCCTGCTCCTTCGTCTGCGCAGACCTTCTCcgccacacatacacacccacacaggccTTCGCACCTACTTTGCCAGGAGCCGCTTGCAGGCACTCAATACAGAAGCAATCGGCACTGCGCCTACGCTTCCATCTCCGCGCACAGCTCTTCTGTTAGCTGAAAAACTTCTACTCTGCGTCTGGTTTCACAAAGCAGCTTGCGAGGCCACAGGTCTGTTTCGAGATCACGCGTGGTATGCGgattttctcccttctctccttttccgcTTTCTCTCCTACAGAATTATAGCACACACGGCGCGCcagtgtgtatgtgtgtgaggggggagggggcgggtgTATTTGTCTGTATGTGGATCTCCTTTAACGAGCGTAGGAGTCGAGAAATCAAACGATGTAGGGTAGccaggaggtggtggaacgGCTTGTTGCTCTTCGGAGCTACTCGCACACAGTGTCGAGCTGACGAGGGCATCTCTGGGGTTGGGTCGTTCGATGGCTGCCCCTCAGGCCTCCTCAAGTTCTCCttgtgctcctctctccctctctctcgctgggATAGGTGTGATTACGGATAGCCCCATGTGCTCCCTGTGCTTCGGTCTGCTGTCCTCGTCTTTAcgacctcctctcccctccccctctcttcatgtTCGCAGCACTGCCCCCTAGCGTGTAGGCCAGCGCACATTGGAAAGGCTTACGCTTGCGGCCTTGAAGAAGTTAGTCCTGAAGACTTGTCAGGAGTTTTTTCCGTTCACCCACCCGACCCCTTGTTGTATCCCGCGTGTGGCAGTAATGGTTATGCGCTAAACTAGTGCTTTTGCCATACCGTCTTACCTCTCGATTGGTTGAAGTCGTCTGTCGGCATTACATCAAGCGACGGAGTTtatttgtttcttttttctttggctGTGTTTCGGAGTGTATCGCGCTGCCTCTCTGAGGTGAGGTTGACTGTCGTGTGTGAGTCCGGTGTTTGCTTCTTCATTGTGCTCCGCTTAAGGATTCAGTGGTCACTAAGCTGCCCACGAGTTTGTGGCTCCTTTTACATACGTCCTTGTGGATCGGAATGTCGTCTTGAACTCAGTTGTCACCCCACTTTACTGTTGAGTGTATGTGCCCATGAGTAAGAGCCCGACCGAGCTCAGGGTTTTACACGGCTGTCATCTCTTCTACGACATCACGCAAAGTTGAGAGCACTACAAAAACTCTTTGTTTTATTTTTTCATTAAAGGATTTTTCCGCGTCGTGTGCAATGGCATGCGCCTCGGACTTAGCcaaggcgtgtgtgtgtgtggggggggggtatttTCTCTTTCCTATTGTGTGCCAATGAGTTGGGTCGCCCCCGCTGACTACTGTCATGTCTGTGCTTAGCCGCTGAAAATCCTGTCACAaagcgcggcggtggccgcagGGAGAAACGAAGAGGCATGCGCGGGCACCGCCGAATAAAGGGCCGGGCGTGAACCATCCTCCTGCTTGCCCCGTTCGACGGAGCAAGCGAAGCCCGCGTATATTTGCTGCTTGCCGAGTCGTCGGGGTGGACAACTCGTTCCTTGACCCTTCTCTTGGGTCGGAGACTCGATAAGCGAAGAGCGATGGCCAACACTCGCGTCGTCAGGCCAGCGCATTACCTAACAGCTCTCCTCTATTTACTTGGATGCCTCATTTATAGGTACAACACATCTGTAAGTGCTGATGCTGCCGTTGTTGGCCACCGCTCTGACCTGTGGTGCAATGGCCGTAATCCGTGtaccggcggcggcagtacCGCCTGTGAATTTGTTTGCCTCGTCAAATGCGGGCAACCGACCGTGTATCGAATGACTTTACATGTCGGCGTACGGGGCACCACATCCTCAAGTGGTTCTCTTAATtttcttcatttttttttctggttCCTCTAGATGTGCAGTGGCCAGCAGAAGATGAACGGTTATCTTTTGCTCACGGACTGCCACCTGCTGCGAGTAGTGTGAATGGCATCGCTCTCACGCCACTGTTCCGTCGTACACCCTCTCCCTTGGCTTTCTTGCTCGTTTCCTGATTGCCTCACCCCTGCTGTGAAGTAAAATAAATGCTCAGCTTCACGTATGAAAATGTGCGCGGGGACCCTTTTCCACGCTGCCGAAAAGTCTAGACGGTTACCAACAGCAATACTGAATGTGCCCAtaccgtgtgtgtgtatgggggggaggggtggaagGCGTTGCACATGTCTTTCTACGCCAT
This genomic window contains:
- a CDS encoding putative tRNA (guanine-N(7)-)-methyltransferase, whose translation is MTSQEQSRWTRLPIRTRPHRNPLAENDDEHPECPAQFAERFAEFYPGVDNPVVEFVDVGCAFGGMLFSLAAVFPTTCMLGLEIRSKVVSFAQEKTLALRQENAASSTLHYRNIWFEQMNVMKFGSNCFKKGQLSRLFFCYPDPHWKRKNIRRRVISPGLVQEYAYWLRHGGLLYTVSDVAELEEWMKQCLDDSPLFRRLTEAELSTSAHQQVLEIVTGTSEDAQRTARKGLQKYFAVHMRI